Below is a genomic region from Procambarus clarkii isolate CNS0578487 chromosome 63, FALCON_Pclarkii_2.0, whole genome shotgun sequence.
tatatatataccctccaacaccctcccaATACACTCTTAACCCGGTCAGCACTCTACATCCACCCAAGGTAAAACTCTCCAGCTTTTATAGTGTCAAGTTTAATGTTAAATGGAATATCTCATTTACAGAAATCAAACAAATATTTCTCATATAAATTGCATCATGTAGTGAACAACATATTAAGAAAGTCTTAAAATTCAATAGTCAAGAGTTTCTGTTAAATCATGAAAAATGTTGTATTTGATGAAGTAGAATAAGGATGAATATTACAATTAAAATGCCAGCATTTTCACTGAATGGTTTCTCTTGTGAAACAGATGAAGGTCGTAGCATTGCTTCTGTGTGGCTTGGCTGTGGCGGCCGCCCATCCTACTTGGGAGGAATTTAAGGTAAGCCCATTATCACCCCTCAAGATTTTCTGTCCTGAGTGacaatatatattattagattgtaTAGGaaacataatatttattatagtAAAAACTGATTGTAATGCCACGTTCATTCTGTTATTCATTAAGTCAGTATTGTAAAATTTGTAAAtgcataaattttttttttttttattagaatttAGCACAATTTAATACCTCTTTCTTTAACTAGTATTTCAAGTTAAGCAAATTTACAATTTACATGAAATTGTACCAACATATTACACAAAAAAGTGATTTCTAGGTTGATTTTGTGTTTGTTAAATTAAAGTTTAGGAATTGTAGGTTAGAAAATATTAATGAAAGAAATTTAAGAACAGTAAGTTAGGAAAAAATAATTAGGTTATAATGTTTACTGGGGTTCAATGAAGAAGTTCTTGATATATTCCCAATGTTTGGACAATGATTCATTAGTGGGGTCCTTAATAAACGTTAAATCATTATTATTTACTGCAGAaacttagatatatatataaataaaaaaaaaataaaaaaattattgatATAATAATTGCCTGCAGTTCGTATTAaagaaattaaagaaaatatgtaGTGTAACAAGTATTAAGCATGTGTGATGTGATATACGAGTTTGTTGTTTTCCACAGACCATCCATAGCCGCAAGTATGTTGACGCAGAGGAGGAACAGTACCGCAGGAGCGTGTTCGAACATAACCTTCAGTACGTCAAAGAGTTCAACGAGAAGTATGAGAGGGGCGAAGTTACCTTCAACCTGGCAATGAACCAATTTGGTGACATGGTCAGTGATGCCTCTTCCTAGTTTCTGATATTTTCACAATTTTGCAATTGGATTCATATATTTGTAATATAACTCTGATATATGAAACAGTTTTCTTCACTACAATTTCTAACAAGTTTTTTATATGACAGACGAATGAAGAATTCAACGCTGTGATGAAGGGGTACAAAAAGGAGTCTAACCCAGAGCCTGACAGCGTGTTCACTCCCACAGGAAGGATCCCAAGGGCAGCAACTGTGGACTGGCGTAACCAGGGAGCCGTGACTGGTGTCAAGGACCAGGGACAATGTGGATCATGCTGGTCTTTCTCTGCGGTAAATAATTTCTCAAAGATATAAATTGCCCGCATGTTCTTAGCCTGCAGGAATTATCCAGGCTTGCAATAAGTGGATAAATAGGAAAAATTATATCGATATTAACTTATTTACATTTTCCATATAGAATGAAtttaatcatataaggaacacatTTCGAGGAATTTAAgttttttatatttacatgtctTCCTCGCAATCCTAAAATGTAAATTTACTTGATTATATATTTATCCGTTTTGCCACAGACTGGTTCCTTGGAGGGTCAGCACTACCTTAAGACCGGCAAGCTGATCAGTCTCTCCGAGCAGCAGCTGGTCGACTGCGCCGGCGGTATTTACTTCAACCAGGGATGCAACGGTGGATGGGTGAACCAGGCCTTCAAGTACATCAAGGCTCATGGTTCTGTCACTGAGGCTTCCTACCCTTACGAGGCTATTGTAAGTTTTCCATATATACAACGcacgtcttggttataagttgacTAATAAAATACTTATAGTATCTGAACTTTATATAGATGTCCTGTTTGACAATGCGCAAACTAATTTTACGTCCCCGTCCACGCAGGATGATGTCTGCCGTTTCGATTCCAACGACGTCGTCGCCACATTAACTGGTTATGTGGCCATTCCTGAAGGAGATGAAGCCGCTCTGCTGGAAGCCTCTGCCAACATTGGTCCCATCTCAGTTGCCATTGATGCATCACGACTTTCATTCCAGCTTTATAACAGCGGTGAGTAAAGACAAActatcacacacatacacaaacgtcTATATAGTAACACAATATGCGGGTTCATTCAACATATTACTTTTCAAATTTTAAGAAGTAATTCATGAATTTACCtgatattgtattttattttaaataaaaatctCTGGGCTTGACATACACTGTATATTAGCTTTCAGCCACAGTTCACATGAAAGCACACTTCCATATAACAAGAAACCAAGAGGTGTTCCACATATCAATATGTGTACTTATCTTGCAGGTGTCTACTATGAGTCGAGGTGCTCGTCAACCACCCTGGACCACGCTGTACTGGTAGTGGGCTACGGAACTGAGAGCGGAGAGACCTACTGGCTCGTCAAGAACTCCTGGGGCACCGGCTGGGGCATCAGCGGGTACATTCATATGGCTCGTAACAGGAGCAACAACTGTGGTATTGCCACTGATGCCTCCTACCCATTGGTGTAATAATCGTTGGACTCCTAACTGCCCGACTACGAGAGTGCTGGCCAGGTGAGGGTCTCACTGCATCAGAGACCCAACGTTATCACCATGTAGCTCACACCTTGATACATCTGTATGGTTATCGCACAAGGTGATAGCCAATATTACAGGAAATTAAAATGATTAAAAATacttattttttatttacctcttcATTATTCAAAAGATATGAATTCTGAGGAGTGGACAAGATGAACGCAAAAGTTTTTCAGTCATCATGATGCGTATCTTTGAATCAGCAGATGAGTTTAAAGGTTTCCATTACTCTTCATGAATAAACATTAAAAAAAGAATCTCAAGTATTTATGTTGTGTGTTTTATGTCCACGAGCCTTAATGATATATTAAGTTCAGAGTTTGGTGAGTTTCTAAACACAGATGAGGCTTTATTGATGAGGCTTGATGACAAAATCATCTGATTTTCTCAAACTTAGAAGAAAAAACTGTGTAATTTTCCTgtaatatgcatatatatattttaataactTTATATGAATAATTTTTGTTTGAACTTTCTCAATACCTTTTTTTGAGAGGGCAGGTACTGTGGTGGGTAACTTTGAGTTTGACAGTCAGCCCCAACAATTTCAATACAAAAGCAGGACAAAATTGTTTTTCAAGACGCCAGACAATGAAAAAGCAACAATGCTTCTATGAAACCCACAGGTTTTGTACGCACAGCTAGTCTATACACAAAGATGTACTAACAAACAATACTTAAATAGTCGATATACTATGAAAATAGTATTTCAAagacggagggccactgctacacgaagggattctggatctagacgcgtgcccattgccaatatgggtactgccaggaggaagtctcctgcatttgGAGGCAAGAACTGAGGGCggactttctccttgtctgatgttgtcgcggtgagcatggcatcagctatatTTCTAGTAATGGGTGGTCCCAGATGGACTGTTGGTTGACTGATGGGTGCTGGGACTGCAAgcgcatcccactgatttgaacattcagtgaaagtagGATCATGTATTCCTGTTGAATCACTCAGGGGTTCAGGAAGGACATCTcttacgaggtcgtgcgatgcatgggaggaaaGGAAGACTGGTAGAGTAgtctgggaggctgtgcggacaccaaggccgccgagcctTACAGGGAAGGTGGCTTGCTCTCActcagagtcgtccaatggcaagttcaggactttcaccagcatggacctcagaagggtgtcatacacatttaatttaTGGCTATTTTTGGAtggagaacacctcagaaagtcaaCTTTGGGAGagataggcatcttgtgaggaggaagagagtatCATGGGCAtcgatcttgtcaatcctgtccagcattctccttTGATCAGTGATTTTTTAATACAGGACTCCTCGATTGTGTGCGGGTCAATGGGGGACACCCAGGATGGTGCAGTCATTCATattgtatattaataaataaagttAAAAAAGTAAACAACGCGTTTCACTgaagatttttttattatttgcaaAGGCACGGCGGAAAGTATAAAGCAGAAAATACCAGAATGCATAAAAAGGCAACTGTTTGATGCATATGCCAAAGAACCACAGTACTTTCTTGACCCCTTGTAGAGTCATATAGAAACAAGTAGTCGATGGTGAATGGGACTTGCTTGCTGCATCCTTTGTATCTGTCCGACATTCGTGGTCCTTTTTTATATAATCTATGAGTATTAAATTTAGAATGCAAATTATTATGTGGTATTAGTAAACAATATGAAGATCTACAATTGGGAAGTTACATGCATCCCCTGAGAACCTTATATTCTCTTCTCTGAAGCAAAGATACTTATTAAAAGTGGCAccgattattatatgtgtgtgtatacgttATGGAATATGGAAGAAGTCTTATATATGTTTTTAATGCTCTTATTCACTTCAAAATTAAGTTAAAGAGGAACCTTAGATATATCTGCAGAAGATTCGTACCTGAGTCAttgaaataaacattttgatcatAATTATTATCACATGTCTACACGAAATACTTTTTCCATAACATAATAATAATGTGTGTAAATTGGTCCAGTAATACAGTGATCTAAGTTCTTGAGTCATGTTCGGGGACTATCCTGCATAGGGAATGAAATGGTTTGGTAAATGGTTAGTTTTTCCTCATGCCTTTGTTCACCAAGCCGTAAATGGAGTTAaataactgttgtgggttgcatagtctacattaattaaaaaattaatattttatttacacGAACAACAACATAATATTAAACTGAAGAAATTGACTATTGGTCTATACATGGCAGTTTGTTTTCATATCCGGCTAAACTCaggcatatatatgtctaaccaacCCTTGAAACAATCCAGAGATCTCAAGTCTATTTCGTACTGTTTCATGGCTGTGTTTTTAACAAGGAAAAACTGAGAGGAATCAACTGGGATCAAATGTCCaccaataaattataatttgtaaTGTTTCAGACACTGTCCTCAGTCCACTTAACTTCCATCTATATTTTAACACAATGTTTGATTCAGAAACTATAAAAATTTCTTCTTTCGTTCCTGATGATAGTTGACTGTGTTACAATGTCTAATGTATCTGACCTTACTCTTTGGCCAGGTATTATAGTGCTGTCCAGTGGCTGGACACCAGGTACACGAGGCCCTAGAATTGTTTTCTCGTGTGAGCACCCGATGATGAGTTATGTTTATCGATCTCTAGTTAGCTTCAGATAAAGCAAATTAAGTATTAGTATTAATACAATTAAGGGAAACCATCTATTCAGATAACTACAGGCTTCCCATACCACTTTAAAATATTTTAATGTATTAACAGGCGAGTTAGTTGATATTAGGCTTCCACTCTGAGATATATTATGCCCCCACATGTGTGGCTACTATCCTGCCTTTTCATATGGTCTATTATCCTGCCTCCACACCTGGCTATTTTTCTGCTATGCACCTAGGTATAGTTTTCTATCTTTTGCCTCCGGCCTAGAATATTTTGTTTTGTCATGTACGTGAGCTATTATGCTGCCCAAACACGTGGGCTAATTTTCTGCCCCTGCACTTGGCCCATAATCATTCCTCACACGTGTGGTATTATCATGCGACCACACATGGGCTTTTATCTTGTAACCACACGTGGGCTATTACCCAGCCCCAACACGTGGGCTATTAAACTGCCTCTCAACGTGCACTTGAAGCCCACTGTTTCATTCTACGAACTTTTCGGAAACCTTTTGACATATGAGAGTTTACACTTCCTTTCTGTTTAATGACCAAGATAGTGAATTACTTTTGTACCTCTCGTTACTCGTTCTCGAGATGAACGTTCATAATGCGTATTCTTACCACTAGGAGACTTTAATGAAATGTATAAATCTTTCCCAGTTCAATAGGTTTTCTAACTATATAATATAGTTGTTTTATTTCACAAACAATAGAAAGTTTTTAATTCAAAAAAGTACATTAAATgtcaataatataataattaacccATGCATAGGATATAATATAGAACCAGTTTCATTGAGAATAAACAGATAGCTTTTTTTTAATCATTAACTTCATTTAGGAATAGATTAATGACTAAAATTCAACAAAATATGTTGTGGGCTATTGGGAGTCTGGTTTAAATCCTAATGTTACATTTACCTATGGAGTTCTGTCAATACTTTCAAATGTACAGGACTTCTTTCAGCACCTTTAATGGGGTATGATGAAAAACAGCATGTCGACTTCATGGGGGAAGAGGAGCATTTTCCTGAACCCGAAAGGATAGAGTGTGTATTTCTCACACTTTCCGCAGTAAAGATGTGGGGTATACTGGGGCAGAAACTGTCCCTAACAACACCCAGAAGTAACTCCATAATGGTAACTGATGTCATTGTCATATACTGATTGGGGGAATTCAGTGGACTTCGACTAGACGATACGCACCTCAGAATGCACGTGATAGTCGAGTGTTAGTATTTGGAGATGCGAGGTTTGTGGGTATTTGGggcgagagaagggggggggaggatggataACGGAATTCGGAAATTTGGAGATTGAGGGGTCATCATAGAGTTTGGAAAGTGATGGGTTATAGTTGATTACAGAACTTATAATCAACTAAATTACATATGGTtacaaatgataatacagtttcaTTCGGAAATAAGTTACTAGAAGAGAGGACATTTGAGACGACTGAGGGGTGATAAGCCTAGCGCTTGCAACAGAGATATGAACTAAGAACTGCTCTTCTCAAGGACAACattaataattgaaaataaacatCCTTATCAACTGGtgctaaatatacgataaaacaaCCCATCCTTTTCTTTAGATTTTACTTTTTGTAACTGTGTGAACTATCGTACCAAATATTGACGCAATTGACTTAGTAGAACTTGGTATTACTCACTTTATTGTAGTTAGCTTAGATTAAGTTTAATAAGAATAcaaaactttttccagtttgtcaaAATTCAGTAGTATCAAATTCTACTTGGTAATTgttcattacgtcaatatatgtacaatgATCTACATCGTCAgtataagtactatctaaactgTGGGACGAGCTGAACAAAAAACAACAATACTAACAAACAATACTTAAATAGTCGATATACTATGAAAATAGTATTTCAAagacggagggccactgctacacgaagggattctggatctagacgcgtgcccattgccaatatgggtactgccaggaggaagtctcctgcatttgGAGGCAAGAACTGAGGGCggactttctccttgtctgatgttgtcgcggtgagcatggcatcagctatatTTCTAGTAATGGGTGGTCCCAGATGGACTGTTGGTTGACTGATGGGTGCTGGGACTGCAAgcgcatcccactgatttgaacattcagtgaaagtaaGATCATGTATTCCTGTTGAATCACTCAGGGATTCAGGAAGGACATCTcttacgaggtcgtgcgatgcatgggaggaaaggaaggctggtagagcaatctgggaggctgtgcggagacCAAGGCCGCCGTGTCTTACAGGGAGACTTGCTTGCTCTCActcagagtcgtccaatggcaggttcaggactttcaccagcatggacctcagaagggtgtcatacacatttaatttagggctATTGTAGGATgaagaacacctcagaaagtaagtcaacttagggagagataggcatcttgtgaggaggaagagagcatcatgggcatcgatcCTGTCAGTCCTATCCAGCATTTTCCTTGGATCAGTGATTTTTGAATCCCGGATCTCCTCGATTGCGTGtgagccaatgggggcacccaggagggtgcagtcattcatattgtatattattaaataaagttAACAAAGTAAACAACGCGTTTCACTGAAGCTTGTTTTTATTATCTGCAAAGGCACAGGGGAAATTATAAAGCAGAAAATACCAGAATGCGTAATAAGGCAACTGTTTGAAGCATATTCCAAAGAGCCACAGTACCTTCCTGATCCCTTGTAGAGTCATATAGAAACAAGTAGTCGGTGATGGTGAATGGGACTTGCTTGCTGCATCCTTTGTATCTGTCCGACATTCGTGGTCCTTTTTTTATATAATCTATTATCAGTATTAAATCTTGAATGCGGTATTAATATAAATCTATTAGTAAACAATATGAAGATCTACAAATGGGAAGTTAAATGCATCCCCTGAGAACCTTATATTCTCTTCTCTGAAGCAAAGATACTTATTAAAAGTGGCaccgattaatatatatatgtatacgttaTTGAATTTGGAAGAAGTCTTGTATATGTTTCTAAGGCTCTTATTCACTTTGGAAATTAAGTTAAAGAGGAACCTTAGATATATCTGCAATAGATTCGTACCCGAGTTcttgaaataaacattttgatcatAATTATTATCACATGTCTACACGAAATACTTTTCCATAACATACTAATAGTGTGTGTAAATTGGTCCAGTAATAGAGTGATATACGTTGAGTCATGTTCGGGGACTATCCTGCATAGGGAATGAAATGGTTGCGTAAATGGTTCCTTTTTCCTCATGCCTTTGTTCGCCAAGCAGTAAATGGAGTTAAATAACTGTTGTGGGTTTCATAGTCTACATTAGTTAAAAAATTAATATTGTATCTAAACGAACAACAACATAATATTAAACTGAAGAACTtgactattggtccatacaaggcagtTTGTTTTCATATCCGGCCAAAatcaggcatatatatatatatatgtctaaccaacacttgaaacaatccagagATCTCAAGTCTATTTCGTACTGTTTCGCGGCTTTGTTTTTAACAAGGAAAAGCTGGAAGGAATCAACTGAGAtccaataaattataatttgtaaTGTTTCAGACACTGTCCTCAGTCCACTTAACTTCCATCTATATTTTAACACAATGTTTGATTCAGTTCCTTATGATAGTTGACTGTGTTACAATGTCTAATGTATCGGACCTTACCCTTTGGCCAGGTATTATAGTGCTGTCCAGCGGCTGGACACCAGGTACACGAGGCCCAAGAATTGTTTTCTCGTGTGAGCACCCGATGATGAGTTATGTTTATCGATCTTTAGTTAGCTTCAGACAAAGTAAATTAAGTTATTAGTATTAATACAATTAAGGAAAACCATCTACTCAGATGACTACAGGCTTCAAATATAACATTAAAATAGTTTATTGTATTAACAGGAGAGTTCGATGATATTAGGCTTCCAGTCTGAGATATATCCTGCCCTCACATGTGTGGCTATTATCCTACTTTTCCAAACGGTTTATTATCCTGCCTCCATACCTGGCTATTTTTCTGCTATGCACCTAGGCATAGTATTCTGTCTTTTGCCTCCTGCCTAGAATATTTTGTTTTGTCATGTACGTGAGCTATTATGCTGCCCAAACACGTGGGCTATTTTTCTATCCCTGCACTTGGCCCATCATCGTTCCTCATACGTGTGATATTATCATGCGCCCACACATAGGCTTTTATCCAGCCCCGACACGTGGACTATTATCCAGCCCCGACACGTGGGCTATTAATCAGCCTCTCCTCGTGCACTTGAAGCCTATTGTTTCATTCTACGAACTTTTCGGAAACCTTTTGGCATATGAGAGTTTACACTTCCTTTCTGTTTATAGACCAATGCAATGAATTACTTTTGTACTTCTCGTTACTCACTCTTGGGATGAATGTTCTTAATGCGTATACTTACGTTTAGGAGACTTTAATGCAATGTGTAAATCTTCCCAAGTTCAATAGATTTTCTGACTGAATATAATATAGTTGTTTTATTGCACAAACTATAAAcagtttttaataaaaaaaatacactAAATTTCAATATTTAACTCAAGCATATGGTATAATCTATAAAGAGATCCAGTTTCATTGAGCACAGGCAGatagtttttttgtttttaaatcatTGACTTCATATTGCGGACTATTAGTAATCTGTCGTTTAACTCCTAATGTTGCATTTAACTAGAGAATTCTGCAAATACTTCAAAATCAAGAGGGACTTCTTTTAGCACCTTTAATGGGGTATGATGAAACACAGCATGTCAACGTGATGGGGGTTGAGGATCATTTTCCTGAACCCAAGAGGATATAGAGTGTATTTCTCACACTTTCCGCAGTAAAggtgtggggtgtactggggcAGAAACTCTCCCTAACAACACCCAGAAGTAACTCCACTCAGGTATCTGATGTCATCGTCATATATTGATTGGGGGAATTCAGTGGACTTCGTCTAGACGATACGTACCTCAGCATGCACGTGATAGTCGAGTGTTAGTATTTGGATATGCGAGGTATGTGGGGATTTGGGGcaagagaaggagggggggagatGGATAACGGTGTTTGGAAATGTGGAGGCTGAGGGTTAATCATAGAGCTTGGAAAGTGATGGGTTTTAGTTGATTACAGAACTCGTATTCAACTAAATTACATATTGTTACAAATGATATTACAGTTGCATTCGGAAATAAGTTAGTAGAAGAGAGGACACATGAGACGACTGAGAGGTGATAGGCTCAGTGCTTGTATCAGCGATATGAACTAAGAACTGCTCGTCTCAAGGACAAGATTAATAATAGAAAATATACATCTTTATCAACTGGtgctaaatatacgaaaaaaacaaCCCGTCCTTCTTCTTTTATATTACTTTTTGTAATAATATCCTGTGTGAACTATCGTACACATATTGACGTAAATGACTATTAGTAGAACTTGATATTACTTACTTTATTGAACGAGGAAATTTTTTAGCtataaccaaacttaaatattcctaggcataGTAAAGGCAATTTGtaatatattaggcctcagataggatGTATTATGTTTAGGAAGGTTAAATGTGCTTAGGAAAAGTTTAATACCAACACAAAACTTCTCCAGTTTGTCAAAACTCATTGGTATCAAATTCTACTTTGTAATTgttcattacgtcaatatatgtacaatgctctacatcgtcagaataagtactatctaaacagtggGACGAGCTGAAGAAAATGCAACACcaccaataataataactaaGAGAAGCCAGCACATAAACAATTATAACATCGCGAGTACGTCACCCACTATTACATCTAGgagtcctccccactattacctATAGTGGAGCTCTCCACTATTACATTTAGGTGAGCTCCTCAATATTACCTATAGGGGAGCTCCCCACTATTACATGTAGGTGAGCTCCCCAACTTTACCATTTAGGTTACCTCTCCTACCTTCACATGGGTAACTACTCGTTGTAAACATAAATTTGTATTTTTCCACGAAATGTGTTATACCAAATTTCCCAGTGTTCGAGGTAGCGTGGAAAAGAATCAGGGTACGAGGTGCCTGAGAAATAACCCAGCTAGTTGGCATGATTATGAGGGAGAGACAAGAGAGGCACTGTCAGGCACCGTGGaaggcagcagtagcagcagtagcagcagcaggtgtactGCTTCCCACGGACTCCTCGTATATATAtaccctccaacactctcccaaTACACTCTCAACCCGGCTAGCACTCTACATACACCCAAGGTAAAACTCTCCAGCTATTATTGTCAAGTTCAACTCTAAGTGAAAATCCTAATGACATAAACCTAAGAATTGTTTTTCatgaatttcatcttgtagtgaaCAACATATTAATTAAGAAAGTCTAAAAATTCAAAACTCAAGACATATTGCTAATATCATTATAACGTTATATTTAATGAAGTGCAACAGAGAATTTAACTTATAAAAATATCTCCAGTATATTCATTGAATGGTTTCTCTGAAACAGATGAAGGTCGTAGCATTGCTTCTGTGTGGCTTGGCCGTGGCGGCCGCCCATCCCACTTGGGAGGAATTCAAGGTAAGCCCATTATCACCCCTCAAGATTTCATATTGTGTCCTGAGTGACAAATGTTTACCATTCGATTGTTTAAGGAACATAATGTTTATTATTATAGAAAACATGATCGTAATATCACGTGTATTCACCTGTTCATAAATTCAATCTTATAAGATTTGTGAATTTATATGAAATGGACAAATTATTAACTGAACAAAATTTAATGCGTTTTTTAACCACTATttaaagttaaaaaaaatttaccaacTATGAAATTTTGCCAAACTATTGACCAAAAATTTAATTTAGGGATTTTTAGAGTTAAAATAAAGTTTATGAATTATAAGCTAGAAAATATATATTAGGAAGGGAAAGTTAGCAATAGCAAGTTAAGAAATATAAGTTAGATTATAGTGTATTTTGGGTTGCACGAAGAATTACTTGATATATTACCAGTGTTAGGTCACTGATTAATTTGTGATATACTTAATACATTTTAAATCATCATTATTTACTGCAGAGATTCTCAGATTTATTTGTTACAAAAAAAGAATATGAACAAATAATTTGTTCATGAAATAATTACTGCCTGCAGTTAGTATAAAACAATTATGTAGTGTAACAAGTATTAAACATGTGTGATGTGATATACGAGTTTGTTGTTTTCCACAGACCATCCATAGCCGCAAGTATGTTGACGCAGAGGAGGAACAGTACCGCAGGAGCGTGTTCGAACATAACCTTCAGTACGTCAAAGAATTCAACGAGAAGTATGAGAGGGGCGAAGTTACCTTCAACCTGGCAATGAACCAATTTGGTGACATGGTCAGTGATGCCTCTTCCTAGTTTCTGATATTTGACAATTTTGCAATTGGattcatatatatgtaatatataactGATGATATATGAAACAGTTTCCTTCACTACAAGTTCTAACAAGTTTTTTATTTGACAGACAAATGAAGAATTCAACGCTGTGATGAAGGGGTACAAAAAGGAGTCTCACCCAGAGCCTGACAGCGTGTTCACTCCCACAGGAAGGATCCCAAGGGCAGCAACTGTGGACTGGCGTAACCAGGGAGCCGTGACTGGTGTCAAGGACCAGGGACAATGTGGATCATGCTGGTCTTTCTCTGCGGTAAATAATTTCTCAAAGATATAAATTGCCTGCATGTTCTTGGCCTGCAGTAATTATTCAGGCTTGCAATATGtggataaattggataaattataTCGATATTAACTTATTTGCATTTTCCATATAGAATGAAtttaatcatataaggaacacaaTTCGTGGCATTTAAGTTTGTTCATGTTTACATATCTTCCTCGCAATCCTAAAATGTAAATTTACTTGATTATATATTTATCCGTTTTGCCACAGACTGGTTCCTTGGAGGGTCAGCACTACCTTAAGACCGGCAAGCTGATCAGTCTCTCCGAGCAGCAGCTGGT
It encodes:
- the LOC123769498 gene encoding digestive cysteine proteinase 1-like, which gives rise to MKVVALLLCGLAVAAAHPTWEEFKTIHSRKYVDAEEEQYRRSVFEHNLQYVKEFNEKYERGEVTFNLAMNQFGDMTNEEFNAVMKGYKKESNPEPDSVFTPTGRIPRAATVDWRNQGAVTGVKDQGQCGSCWSFSATGSLEGQHYLKTGKLISLSEQQLVDCAGGIYFNQGCNGGWVNQAFKYIKAHGSVTEASYPYEAIDDVCRFDSNDVVATLTGYVAIPEGDEAALLEASANIGPISVAIDASRLSFQLYNSGVYYESRCSSTTLDHAVLVVGYGTESGETYWLVKNSWGTGWGISGYIHMARNRSNNCGIATDASYPLV